CCACCGGACTTCGGTTTCACCCCTTCGAAATCTTTGTCTCAATGATTTACAAGGCAGCGGTGGTGGCCGCTTTAGGGGCGAGCCCGTGGGGGATGATGGCCTTTGAGGTCATTCTCAATTCCTCTTCTCAGTTCAATCACGGCAATGTTGCGATCCCCCCGGCTCTGGACCGTATCCTTCGGCTGTTTGTGGTCACCCCGGACATGCATCGAGTGCATCACTCCTGGAAGGTGAAGGAGACCAACAGCAATTTCGGTTTTTTTCTTCCCTGGTGGGATCGTCTCTTCGGGACCTACCGGGACCAGCCTGATGACGGGCACCGAGAGATGACGATTGGTTTGAGGGAGTACCGGAATTTTGAGAAGTTGACTTTCCGGCACCTTCTCTGGATGCCTTTTTTAAGGCCGATGGGTTCTTACAGCTTCCGGAGGGAATAAAGTAGCCTTTCGAAACCTTCTTCACTGATTATTCCTTGACATTGGACACGACTCCAAGATGTATAGTGTTCATGTGAAGCAAAAGGTGAGGCGATGGAAAAACTGACGATCGGTAAGGCGGCAAGAGGGGCTGGGGTCTCCACGGATACGATCCGTTATTACGAACGTCTTGGGCTTCTTCCGGATGCCGGGCGGCTGGAATCGGGTTGCCGGGTCTTCCCCGGGGATGTGGTCCGGACGATTCGGTTCATCAAGCGTGCCCAGCGTCTCGGATTCTCTCTCGATGAGATCCGGGAGCTTCTCGCCTTCCGGGAAGAGGGCGCAAGCTGCCGGGAGGTTAGGGCGGCGGCCTTGCACAAGATGGGGATTATAGAGAGGAAGATTGCCGACCTTTCGGCGATCCGGAACGCCCTGAAGAAACTGATTAGTTCCTGCGAGGCGGGGAACGGGGCCGTCTGCCCGATTCTCGAGGCGCTGGAGAAGGAGGAAGAATCATGAAGATCGAGTTGCTTTATTTCGAGGGATGCCCTTCCTGGCGGAAAGCGGAGGAGAACCTGAAGACGGTCCTCGACGAACTCGGGATCACCGATCCGGTCGGGCATGTACGGGTGGAGACCCCGGAGGAAGCGGAACGGCTTTCCTTTCCCGGTTCCCCCACGATCCGGATCGACGGGGCGGACATCGAGGCCGGTGCCGGTGAAGGAAAGAGATTTTCTCTTGCCTGCCGTATCTACAGGGAAGGGCAGGAGGCCTACGGCTGGCCGTCGGTCCGGATGATCCGGGAGGCGTTTGGCAGGATGGCCCGGGATGAAGGAGGCCGGCGATGAGGAAGGCTCAAATCAAACAGAACACGAACCGGCCCGGGACCATCCGGGCGGAACTTGCAACATCCCCCCGATCGTGGTAACTCTATGCAGCGATGAAAGATCTCTGTGCCCGCTGCACCATCTGCTGTTATTACAAGAAACTGCGCGACGACGGGACGGTGGTATATACCGACCGGCCCTGCGAGTATCTCGATCTCGACTCCGGCCTCTGCATCATCTATGAGAACCGGACGAAGATGAAGGAGGACTGCGTCCGGATCACACGGCGTGTTATCGGGATGGGGGCGCTTCCGTCGGGGTGTCCCTATGTCGCCCGGGAAAAAAACTACCGGGGACCGAAGCTGACGAAACGGCTGCGGAAGATGGCCGAGGCGGCCTTCGGTGATCCGGCGAAGAAAGGAAGATGAGATGTACAGGGTCCGGATCTATTATAAGGATACCGACATGGGCGGGGTCGTCTATTACGGCAACTACCTCCGTTTCTTCGAGGCGGCGAGGACGGAGTTCCTCCGGGACCTCGGCGCCGATCTCACCCGGTGGATGAAAGAGGGGATCACTTTCGTCGTGGTCCGGGCCGAGGTTGATTACCTCGCATCGGCTCGATACGATGATCTTCTTGCCGTCGAGACCACCTGCGCTGCTCTTTCGGGGGCGCGCTTCGACCTTTCCTACCGGGTGGTCCGGGAGGGGGACGGGCGGCTCATGGTCACCGGCATGACGAGAATGGCGGCGGTCGGCAGGACCGGCCGTCCCGTCCGGATCCCGGAGGAGGTGCGGAAGGCGCTGGAGGAGGCGATGGGGGATCGTTAAAGGAGACGGGAAACGGCAAAGGCAAATAACCCTTTACCGCAGAGGCGATCAATAATGAAAGGTCTCTCGGAAAATGCGCGTCTGGTTCTTGAACAGCGTTATCTCAGGAGAAACGCCGAAGGAAAGGTGACGGAGACCCCGGAGGAGATGTTCGCCCGGGTGGCCCGGCACGTGGCGGCGGCGGAGGCGGGATACCGCCGGGGCCCTTCCCCCGCGGAGATGGAGGAGCGGTTCTTCGAGGTGATGACCGGTCTCGACTTCCTCCCGAACTCACCGGCGCTGATGAATGCGGGGACCCGGCTGGGGCAGCTCTCCGCATGTTTCGTCCTCCCCGTGGAGGATTCGATCCGGGGGATCTTCCGGGCCGTATCCGAGATGGCGCTGATCCATCAGTCCGGCGGGGGGACCGGATTTTCCTTCTCCCGGCTCCGGCCGGAGGGGGACGTGGTTAGATCCACCGGGGGCGTGGCCTCCGGGCCGGTCTCCTTCATGCAGGTATTCGACCGGGCGACGGAGGTGGTGAAACAGGGGGGGCGCAGGCGCGGGGCGAACATGGGGATCCTGCGAGTCGATCACCCCGACATCCTCCGCTTCGTGGAGGCCAAGGGCGACCCCTCCATCCTCACGAATTTCAACCTTTCCGTGGCGGTGACGGACAGGTTCATGAAGGCGGCGCAGAGGGGCGGGGAGATCCCTCTCGTCAATCCCCGTACCGGCAAGGAGTGCGGCCGGGCCGATGCCGCGTCCCTCTTTGATGCGGTCACCGGCCAGGCCGCGCTGACCGGCGATCCGGGCATCCTCTTCATAGACGAGATCAACCGGAGAAACCCCCTTGCCGCGCTGGGACCCCTGGAGGCGACCAACCCCTGCGGCGAACTCCCCCTCTATCCCTACGAGAGCTGCATCTTGGGTTCAATCAACCTTTCCCGCATGGTCCGGGGCGGGCGGGTAGATTACAAAAAACTCCGCCATGTGATCGAAGTCGGCGTCCGGTTCCTCGACAATATCATCGACCTGAACCGCTACCCGATCCCGAAGATCAGGAAGGCGACCCTGGCCAACCGGAAGATCGGTCTCGGCGTGATGGGGTTTGCCGACATGCTGATTCAGCTCGGGTTCCCCTATGATTCGGCTGAGGCGCTCCGGCTGGCGGGCCGCCTCATGGGTTTTGTCACCTCCGAGGCCCGCCGTGTGTCGGCCGGACTCGCCCGTGAGCGGGGTCCCTTTCCGAACTATCCCGTGAGCGTATACCCGAAGCGGGGGCTTCCCGAACTCCGGAACGCCACGGTGACGACCGTCGCCCCTGCCGGCACGACCGGGATCATCGCCGGGACGACGGGGGGCATCGAGCCGCTCTTCGCCGTCGCCTTCTGCCGCCGTCTCCCCGGCGGGAGAAGCCTGGCCGAGGTGAACCCCCTTTTCGAGCGTGCGGCGTCGGGGAGGCGGTTTCTGACCTCCATGATCCGGGAAGAGATCCTGCGCCGGGGAAGCATACAGGGTATTCGCGGGATCCCTGCGGAGGTCCGCCGTCTCTTCCGGACCGCCTTTGATATCGCCCCGGAGGATCATCTCCGTATCCAGGCCGCCTTCCAGAGACATACGGACAACGCCGTCTCCAAGACGGTCAACCTGCCGGAGGATGCCCCGCCGGAAGATGTGCGGAAGATCTATATAATGGCCCATGCCCTGAAGTGCAAGGGGGTGACCGTTTACCGCTGCGGGAGCCGGGAGGGTCAGGTACTCAGCCTGCCGGAGGCTGGAGGGATCCCGTCAGGACCGGAATGCGGCGGTGCCTGCCGCCTCTGCGGGGGCTGAACCCAGCTGTCCTTTTCGCTTGCCCCCCTTTTGCCATTTCTGATAGAATCTCTCCGCTTGTTCCATCATCGAAAGGGGTTGGTCCTTATGAAAAAAAATCTTACGAACTTTTTTGAAGGCAAGTCCTTCAATGCCGACGAGGCCGGGAAGATCGCCGTCGCCCTGGAACGCCACGGATTCCGCTTTTATAACGACATGAAGGATCGTGTCCGGAATGAAAAGATCCGTCCCGTATTTGCGCAGATGGCGGCGGAGGAGCAGAAGCATATTGCCGACATCGAGGCGCTGCTCGACGGTCCCGGCTCCGAATGGTACCTCGACCCGGCCGCCGAGGAGATGGTGCAGCGCTATTTCGAGGACTATCTTGAAGGGAAGCTCTTTCCCGCCGGGAGTGACGCGGAATCGGTAGTGATGAAACTCGAAAACGAGATCGCCGCCGTGCGGCTGGCGCTCAACTTCGAGAAGGATGCCGTCGCCTTCTACTCTGATCTGGCCCGTCTGGCCGACGATGAGGAGACGAAGAAGGCCTTCAGCCTGCTCAGGGAGGTTGAAGAGGGCCATGTCCTGACCCTTTCGGGTCTCCTGGAACTGCTGGAGGGATGAGATGCCGGAGATGCTCGAAATCGTGGACGGCAGGGACCGGGTGATCGGGATCGCCCCGCGGTCGGAATGTCACGGCAACCCTGCCCTGGTCCACCGCGTGGTCCATGTGCTTGTGGTGAACGGACGGGGAGAGATCCTCCTGCAGAAACGGGCGCCCGACAAGGATATCCAGCCGGGGAAATGGGATACCTCCGTTGGGGGGCACCTCGATCCGGGAGAGGACTACGACACGGCGGCCGTCAGGGAGATGAAAGAGGAACTCGGGATTGCAGGGGCCGTCCTGAGACGTCTCTACAGTTACCCGCTGCGGAACGAGGTTGAGTCGGAAAACGTCACGACCTACCTCTGCCGTTACGACGGAGCGATAGACTTCGATCCAGGGGAGATCACCGAGGTACGCTTCTGGAGCCGGGAGGATATCGAACCGAAGCTCGGCTCGGGGATCTTCACGCCGAACTTTGAAGAGGAATTCCGTTATTTCAAAAATGTTCAATCCTGATGGTGTCGTAAAAAGTTCTTTTCCGGATTCCGTTCATGCTTCGGCAAGCTTCCGGGCATGATGAGCTTGCCGAACCACACGAACGGAATATCAACGTCTTACACCGTTCGCCCTGAGCGTGCCGAAGGGCCTGTCCTGAGCGTGCCGAAGGGCCTGTCCTGAGCGTGCCGAAGGGCCGAACGGACTTTTTACGATTTCATCAATTTTTGATTGAACATTTTTGAAATGGGAGAGGATTCGGTGCTGGTGTCCGGCCCGGACTTCAAATCCGGTGGGGCGGCTTAACACCCCGCCTGGTGGGTTCGATTCCCGCCCTCTCCCGCCATTTATTTAATACAGCAATCAGTCGTTAGCAACCAGCATTCAGCGGATCTGCGGAAGTCACACCAAGCGTTTTCTCGAGAAGAATTTGAAGAGGGTCCCTGTTCGGTCAGTTCCTTGGTTGAGGTCATTCTACAGGAAGGTATTGCGGCGTGAAGCAGGAACGCTTGGCCTTGGTCCAATATCGCCTGGAACAGGCGGAGGAATCTTTGTCATCTTTGGAGAACGAAAAGTAATCAATCGGTTTTCTTTTTCCGCCCTATCCCCATACCCCGGCGCCTTAATCGCAAGGACATTGAATGTCCCGCGAAGCTTATTGACGACAAAAGTCGCCAACGCCTCCCCCTCAACATCATCCGCGATAATAACAAGCTCTTTTTTCCCCGACTGCGCAAGCTTTTCAAGAAGAGGCAAGATATCATTCATAGCTGAAATCTTACCGTCGGTTACAAGTATCGGCGCGTCATTATAAACAGCCTCCATTCTTTCCGCATTCGTAACCATATACGGCGACACATACCCTTTATCAAACTCCATCCCCTCAACAATCTCAGACTCAATCCCGAACGACTGCGACTCCTCAACCGTAACCACGCCGTCCTTGCCGACTTTTTCAATAGTCTCGGCGATAATCTTCCCCATCTCCTCGGACTCCGCCGAAATTGACGCAACCTGTTTTATCTCATCGCCTTTTATTTCTTTTGACATACTTGCCAGAGCTTCAACCACCTCGCTCGCCGCCTTTTCAATACCAAGCCGCACCCCCATCGCCGTCTGCTTCATCCCCTCATCAACAATAGCCTGCATAAGAACAACCGCCGTTGTCGTCCCGTCGCCGGCATTTTCATTCGTCTTGCTCGCAACCTCTTTTATTATTTCCGCCCCCATATTTTCAAACTTATCCGACAACGAAATATCTTTCGCAATAGAAACACCATCGTTTGTTATCGTCGGCGTTCCATACCCCTTATCAAGAACAACATTCCTGCCACGCGGCCCGATAGTAACCTTCACCGCGTCCGCGACCTTATCAACCCCGTTTTTTAAAGCCGCCCGCGCTTTTTCATCAAAAATAATTTGTTTAGACATAAAAATTTCAAAATTAAAA
This Deltaproteobacteria bacterium DNA region includes the following protein-coding sequences:
- a CDS encoding sterol desaturase family protein, with protein sequence MAAYETLIRLFMFSGVLIAMAVWEVFRPRRVLSQPKGRRWVTNLSITVLDMVFVRVTIGGVAVTTAIYAKAHGWGLLHVIQLPSIVTFLVTVVVLDMAVYLQHVLSHALPIFWRLHRVHHSDPNFDVTTGLRFHPFEIFVSMIYKAAVVAALGASPWGMMAFEVILNSSSQFNHGNVAIPPALDRILRLFVVTPDMHRVHHSWKVKETNSNFGFFLPWWDRLFGTYRDQPDDGHREMTIGLREYRNFEKLTFRHLLWMPFLRPMGSYSFRRE
- a CDS encoding heavy metal-responsive transcriptional regulator; the encoded protein is MEKLTIGKAARGAGVSTDTIRYYERLGLLPDAGRLESGCRVFPGDVVRTIRFIKRAQRLGFSLDEIRELLAFREEGASCREVRAAALHKMGIIERKIADLSAIRNALKKLISSCEAGNGAVCPILEALEKEEES
- a CDS encoding YbgC/FadM family acyl-CoA thioesterase, encoding MYRVRIYYKDTDMGGVVYYGNYLRFFEAARTEFLRDLGADLTRWMKEGITFVVVRAEVDYLASARYDDLLAVETTCAALSGARFDLSYRVVREGDGRLMVTGMTRMAAVGRTGRPVRIPEEVRKALEEAMGDR
- a CDS encoding adenosylcobalamin-dependent ribonucleoside-diphosphate reductase, translated to MKGLSENARLVLEQRYLRRNAEGKVTETPEEMFARVARHVAAAEAGYRRGPSPAEMEERFFEVMTGLDFLPNSPALMNAGTRLGQLSACFVLPVEDSIRGIFRAVSEMALIHQSGGGTGFSFSRLRPEGDVVRSTGGVASGPVSFMQVFDRATEVVKQGGRRRGANMGILRVDHPDILRFVEAKGDPSILTNFNLSVAVTDRFMKAAQRGGEIPLVNPRTGKECGRADAASLFDAVTGQAALTGDPGILFIDEINRRNPLAALGPLEATNPCGELPLYPYESCILGSINLSRMVRGGRVDYKKLRHVIEVGVRFLDNIIDLNRYPIPKIRKATLANRKIGLGVMGFADMLIQLGFPYDSAEALRLAGRLMGFVTSEARRVSAGLARERGPFPNYPVSVYPKRGLPELRNATVTTVAPAGTTGIIAGTTGGIEPLFAVAFCRRLPGGRSLAEVNPLFERAASGRRFLTSMIREEILRRGSIQGIRGIPAEVRRLFRTAFDIAPEDHLRIQAAFQRHTDNAVSKTVNLPEDAPPEDVRKIYIMAHALKCKGVTVYRCGSREGQVLSLPEAGGIPSGPECGGACRLCGG
- a CDS encoding ferritin family protein is translated as MKKNLTNFFEGKSFNADEAGKIAVALERHGFRFYNDMKDRVRNEKIRPVFAQMAAEEQKHIADIEALLDGPGSEWYLDPAAEEMVQRYFEDYLEGKLFPAGSDAESVVMKLENEIAAVRLALNFEKDAVAFYSDLARLADDEETKKAFSLLREVEEGHVLTLSGLLELLEG
- a CDS encoding NUDIX domain-containing protein — protein: MPEMLEIVDGRDRVIGIAPRSECHGNPALVHRVVHVLVVNGRGEILLQKRAPDKDIQPGKWDTSVGGHLDPGEDYDTAAVREMKEELGIAGAVLRRLYSYPLRNEVESENVTTYLCRYDGAIDFDPGEITEVRFWSREDIEPKLGSGIFTPNFEEEFRYFKNVQS
- a CDS encoding chaperonin GroEL; the encoded protein is MSKQIIFDEKARAALKNGVDKVADAVKVTIGPRGRNVVLDKGYGTPTITNDGVSIAKDISLSDKFENMGAEIIKEVASKTNENAGDGTTTAVVLMQAIVDEGMKQTAMGVRLGIEKAASEVVEALASMSKEIKGDEIKQVASISAESEEMGKIIAETIEKVGKDGVVTVEESQSFGIESEIVEGMEFDKGYVSPYMVTNAERMEAVYNDAPILVTDGKISAMNDILPLLEKLAQSGKKELVIIADDVEGEALATFVVNKLRGTFNVLAIKAPGYGDRAEKENRLITFRSPKMTKIPPPVPGDIGPRPSVPASRRNTFL